One genomic region from Mesorhizobium terrae encodes:
- a CDS encoding GNAT family N-acetyltransferase: MDNIRIETARLTLRPWSEQDIEQLTLGLNDIETAKWLAFVPHLYTTAHAQSWIDRCREISNASGQPTADEFAVELKPGRTAIGGVSLNKVDREAGTAGGGIWIASAYQGRGYGREAFEAKIRFAFQELGLTKLVNGYFDGNENSWAMQRRLGYRRVAEVQSRCMADGRQTIEHVTTLLRSDWEDREDQSPNRA; encoded by the coding sequence GTGGACAATATCAGGATCGAAACGGCGCGCCTTACGCTGCGGCCCTGGAGCGAGCAGGACATCGAACAGCTAACGCTGGGGCTGAACGATATCGAGACCGCGAAGTGGCTGGCCTTCGTGCCTCACCTCTATACGACGGCGCACGCTCAAAGCTGGATCGACAGATGCCGCGAGATTTCAAACGCAAGCGGCCAGCCCACTGCCGATGAATTCGCGGTAGAACTCAAGCCTGGGCGAACAGCGATCGGCGGGGTCAGTCTCAACAAAGTCGATCGCGAAGCCGGCACGGCCGGCGGCGGCATCTGGATCGCCAGCGCCTATCAGGGACGCGGCTATGGGCGCGAAGCGTTCGAGGCGAAGATCCGGTTCGCTTTTCAGGAACTCGGCCTGACGAAACTGGTCAACGGATACTTCGACGGCAACGAAAATTCCTGGGCGATGCAGCGCAGATTGGGATACCGGCGCGTCGCCGAGGTTCAGAGCCGCTGCATGGCGGACGGAAGGCAGACGATCGAACATGTGACGACGTTGCTGCGCAGCGATTGGGAAGATCGCGAGGACCAAAGCCCGAACCGGGCATGA
- a CDS encoding DUF2093 domain-containing protein, which produces MMNRFEGPGGREARIRYLDGDFQVTSPGAFVRCAVTGENITLDELKYWSVARQEPYINAAASLRREIEANPDLRKR; this is translated from the coding sequence ATCATGAACCGTTTCGAAGGTCCCGGCGGCCGGGAAGCCCGCATCCGCTATCTCGACGGCGACTTCCAGGTCACCAGCCCGGGCGCTTTCGTGCGCTGCGCGGTCACGGGCGAGAACATCACCCTGGACGAGCTGAAATACTGGAGCGTGGCGCGCCAGGAGCCCTATATCAACGCCGCCGCCTCGCTGCGCCGCGAGATCGAGGCGAATCCGGATTTGCGCAAGCGGTGA
- the lpxK gene encoding tetraacyldisaccharide 4'-kinase produces MASEAPPFWWEKPDWRAYALSPLSWAYGQIAARRMRQARREKVEAPVLCVGNFTVGGSGKTPVAIALAEQAKAMQLKPGFLSRGHGGSFAEPHIVDPGHDVAKHVGDEPLLLAEHAPVAVSPNRAAGARLLIEKYGCDFLIMDDGFQSARVHIDYALVVVDARYGLGNGRVIPGGPLRAPVLDQLLYADALLKMGDGLAADAVVRQAARAGKPIFEARARPREAKALAGQRLLAFAGIGHPEKFYDTVAEAGGVVALSRSFPDHHVYAEDELAELASTAKAADLGLVTTAKDAARLRHGPMPEGLLERLNVLEIETVFEPRHSPQRIVEETIEASRRRRIAR; encoded by the coding sequence ATGGCGAGCGAAGCGCCGCCCTTCTGGTGGGAAAAACCGGACTGGCGCGCTTATGCGCTCTCACCGCTCTCCTGGGCCTACGGGCAGATCGCCGCCCGGCGCATGCGCCAGGCACGGCGCGAAAAGGTCGAGGCACCGGTGCTTTGCGTCGGCAATTTCACGGTCGGCGGTTCCGGCAAGACGCCGGTTGCGATCGCGCTCGCCGAACAGGCCAAGGCCATGCAGCTGAAGCCGGGCTTCCTGTCGCGCGGGCATGGCGGCTCTTTCGCCGAGCCGCATATCGTCGATCCGGGTCATGACGTCGCCAAGCATGTCGGCGACGAACCCTTGCTTCTGGCCGAACACGCGCCGGTGGCGGTGTCGCCGAACCGGGCGGCGGGCGCCCGGCTGCTGATCGAAAAATATGGCTGCGATTTCCTGATCATGGACGACGGCTTCCAGAGCGCGCGTGTCCATATCGATTACGCGCTGGTGGTGGTCGATGCCCGCTATGGCCTTGGCAACGGCCGGGTCATCCCGGGCGGACCGCTGCGCGCGCCGGTTCTGGACCAGCTTCTTTACGCCGACGCGCTGTTGAAGATGGGCGACGGACTGGCGGCGGACGCCGTCGTGCGCCAGGCCGCGCGCGCCGGCAAGCCGATCTTCGAGGCGCGCGCGCGACCGCGTGAGGCCAAGGCGCTGGCTGGTCAGCGCCTGCTGGCCTTCGCCGGCATCGGCCATCCCGAAAAATTCTACGACACGGTGGCCGAGGCCGGCGGCGTCGTTGCACTCAGCCGCTCGTTTCCCGACCACCATGTCTACGCCGAGGACGAGCTGGCCGAACTGGCATCGACCGCGAAAGCGGCGGATCTCGGGCTGGTCACCACCGCCAAGGACGCCGCGCGGCTGCGTCACGGCCCGATGCCCGAAGGTCTGCTCGAACGGCTGAACGTGCTTGAAATCGAGACCGTGTTCGAGCCGCGCCACTCGCCGCAGCGTATCGTGGAAGAGACGATCGAAGCGTCGAGACGCCGGAGGATTGCGCGGTAG
- the waaA gene encoding lipid IV(A) 3-deoxy-D-manno-octulosonic acid transferase, which produces MSERLARMMLSMYRVAGSAAYPLAGPYVAWRASKGKEDRTRSRERYGIASQERPDGPLIWVHAASVGETNAVVPLVRCILEYGVTVVLTTGTVTSAKLVAERLGDHVIHQYVPLDLKPAVSRFLNHWHPDLAIIAESEIWPNTILELGARSVPQVLVNGRMSDRSFASWKKRSNIAEALFENLAHVVAQSEVDGERFRVLGARPVTVSGNLKVDTPPPPVDETELLTLRRQIGQRPTWAAISTHDGEEAIAAEVHKTLQARHAGLFTVVVPRHPERADLLVNEIEAMGLKVARRSIGDQITPDTDILLGDTIGEMGLYLRLTEIAFVGRSLTAEGGQNPLEPAMLDTAVLAGRNVQNFRESYQRLLDAGGAKLVRDRSMLAGAVNFLLTNEPARRQMMAAGATTVDEMRGALARTLKALEPYIQPLVVKARLRAAGGR; this is translated from the coding sequence ATGAGCGAGCGGCTGGCCCGCATGATGCTGTCCATGTATCGGGTCGCCGGTTCGGCGGCCTATCCGCTGGCTGGCCCCTATGTCGCCTGGCGTGCCTCCAAGGGTAAGGAAGACCGCACCCGCAGCCGCGAGCGCTACGGCATCGCCAGCCAGGAGCGGCCGGACGGGCCGCTGATCTGGGTGCATGCCGCCAGCGTCGGCGAAACCAATGCCGTCGTGCCCCTGGTCCGCTGCATCCTCGAATATGGCGTCACCGTCGTGCTCACCACCGGCACGGTCACCTCGGCCAAGCTGGTCGCGGAACGGCTTGGCGACCACGTCATCCACCAATATGTGCCGCTCGACCTGAAGCCGGCGGTCAGCCGCTTCCTCAATCACTGGCATCCCGATCTCGCCATCATCGCCGAATCGGAAATCTGGCCGAACACCATCCTGGAACTCGGCGCGCGCAGCGTGCCGCAGGTTCTGGTCAATGGCCGCATGTCCGACCGTTCCTTCGCCTCCTGGAAGAAACGGTCCAACATCGCCGAGGCTTTGTTCGAGAATCTCGCCCATGTGGTGGCGCAGTCCGAGGTCGACGGAGAGCGTTTCCGGGTGCTCGGCGCCCGTCCGGTCACTGTATCCGGCAATCTCAAGGTGGACACGCCGCCGCCGCCGGTCGACGAGACCGAACTTCTCACGCTGCGCCGGCAGATCGGCCAGCGGCCGACCTGGGCCGCCATCTCGACCCATGACGGCGAGGAGGCGATTGCCGCCGAGGTGCACAAGACGCTGCAGGCCCGCCATGCCGGACTGTTCACCGTCGTGGTGCCACGCCATCCCGAGCGCGCCGACCTCCTTGTCAATGAAATCGAGGCCATGGGCCTCAAGGTGGCGCGGCGTTCGATCGGCGACCAGATCACGCCGGACACCGACATCCTGCTTGGCGACACGATCGGCGAGATGGGACTTTACCTGCGCTTGACCGAGATCGCCTTCGTCGGCCGTTCGCTGACCGCCGAGGGCGGCCAGAACCCGCTCGAGCCGGCGATGCTGGACACCGCCGTTCTTGCCGGCCGCAATGTGCAGAACTTCCGCGAATCCTATCAACGCCTGCTCGATGCCGGCGGCGCCAAGCTGGTGCGGGACCGCTCGATGCTGGCCGGCGCGGTGAATTTCCTGCTCACCAACGAACCGGCGCGCCGCCAGATGATGGCTGCTGGCGCCACCACCGTCGACGAGATGCGCGGTGCGCTCGCCCGCACGCTCAAGGCGCTTGAGCCCTATATCCAGCCGCTTGTGGTCAAGGCTCGCCTGAGGGCGGCGGGAGGCCGCTGA
- a CDS encoding lysophospholipid acyltransferase family protein: protein MEERVAKPRADEPAAGRQRSGSALKPLWKKVREPLAQSRFVKSLIVSLFTLTMRFIRLTNPRVAASATFGDREFEGIEPGIIALWHGQHILMPAFYPSKRGLVAMVSRSADAEINAQVIERFGIETVRGSGGRADARHIDKGGAKALIALKKSLMAGKNVCMIADIPHGTPRDAGLGVILLAKLSGRPIVPAALATSRRKVLEKSWDKTTINLPFGRSAIAAGEPIFVASDANEEEMERVRLQLTEALNLTTAKAYSLVDQPR from the coding sequence ATGGAAGAACGAGTGGCGAAACCGCGGGCCGACGAGCCGGCGGCCGGCAGGCAACGCAGCGGCAGCGCGTTGAAGCCGCTGTGGAAGAAGGTGCGTGAGCCGCTGGCGCAGTCGCGTTTCGTCAAGAGCCTGATCGTCAGCCTGTTCACGCTCACCATGCGGTTCATTCGCCTGACCAATCCCCGGGTTGCCGCTTCGGCGACCTTCGGCGACAGGGAATTTGAGGGCATCGAGCCGGGCATCATCGCGCTCTGGCACGGCCAGCACATCCTGATGCCCGCCTTCTACCCTTCCAAGCGCGGTCTCGTCGCCATGGTGTCGCGCAGCGCCGACGCCGAGATCAACGCGCAGGTGATCGAGCGTTTCGGTATCGAGACCGTACGCGGTTCCGGCGGCCGCGCCGATGCGCGCCACATCGACAAGGGCGGTGCCAAGGCACTGATCGCACTGAAGAAATCCCTCATGGCAGGCAAGAATGTCTGCATGATCGCCGATATCCCGCATGGCACGCCGCGTGACGCGGGTCTCGGCGTCATCCTTCTGGCCAAGCTTTCGGGCCGTCCCATCGTGCCGGCGGCGCTCGCCACCAGCCGCCGCAAGGTGCTGGAAAAGAGCTGGGACAAGACGACGATCAATCTGCCTTTCGGTCGTTCGGCAATCGCCGCCGGCGAACCGATCTTCGTGGCGTCGGATGCCAACGAGGAGGAGATGGAGCGCGTGCGTCTCCAGCTCACCGAGGCGCTGAACCTCACCACGGCGAAGGCCTACAGCCTGGTGGACCAGCCACGATGA
- a CDS encoding DUF4170 domain-containing protein, with translation MTGEDGKKQLLHLVFGGELKSVGSTEFRNLDALDIVGVYPDYQSALTAWKSKAQGSVDNAHMRYFVVHLHRLLDPEGKAGA, from the coding sequence ATGACCGGGGAAGACGGAAAGAAGCAGCTTTTGCACCTGGTGTTCGGCGGCGAATTGAAGAGCGTCGGCAGCACTGAGTTCCGCAATCTCGACGCGCTGGACATTGTCGGCGTTTATCCCGACTACCAGTCGGCTCTGACGGCCTGGAAGTCCAAGGCCCAGGGCAGCGTTGACAATGCGCATATGCGCTATTTCGTCGTGCATCTGCACCGCCTGCTCGATCCGGAAGGCAAGGCCGGCGCGTGA
- a CDS encoding 3'(2'),5'-bisphosphate nucleotidase CysQ: MPEVDAATDAGGSAGFDEDLALLRAAAREAGAIALRYFGKNPEVWMKGGTSPVSEADYAADAYLRETLMAARPDYGWLSEETADGPERLKARRVFVVDPIDGTRGFLDGQKSWCVSVAVVEQGRAIAGVLECPAAHETYWAVPGGGAFLNGAPIRARETPPIAEMAGPKPMLDLVPQAWQGRMHRAAYIPSLAYRLAMIAAGRLDATFVKPNAHDWDIAAAELILREAGGRLIDSHGQTPAFGKEKVSHGALAAGSGELLAMMAVVIGSQHG; the protein is encoded by the coding sequence TTGCCGGAAGTTGACGCAGCCACGGATGCGGGCGGATCGGCCGGGTTCGACGAAGACCTGGCCCTGCTGCGCGCCGCCGCGCGCGAGGCGGGCGCCATTGCCCTGCGCTATTTCGGCAAGAACCCGGAAGTCTGGATGAAGGGCGGCACTTCGCCGGTCAGCGAGGCCGACTACGCCGCCGACGCCTATCTGCGCGAGACATTGATGGCGGCGCGGCCCGATTATGGCTGGCTGTCCGAGGAGACGGCCGACGGCCCCGAGAGGCTGAAGGCACGCCGCGTCTTCGTTGTCGATCCCATCGACGGCACGCGCGGCTTCCTCGATGGCCAGAAGAGCTGGTGTGTCAGCGTCGCGGTGGTCGAACAGGGCAGGGCGATTGCTGGCGTGCTCGAATGTCCGGCGGCGCACGAGACCTATTGGGCGGTGCCCGGTGGCGGCGCGTTCCTGAACGGAGCCCCGATCCGCGCGCGCGAAACGCCGCCCATCGCCGAAATGGCCGGACCGAAGCCGATGCTCGATCTGGTGCCGCAGGCCTGGCAGGGCCGCATGCACCGCGCGGCCTACATCCCCTCGCTGGCCTACCGCCTTGCGATGATCGCCGCCGGCAGGCTGGACGCCACCTTCGTCAAGCCGAACGCGCATGACTGGGACATCGCCGCCGCCGAACTCATCCTGCGCGAGGCGGGTGGCCGGTTGATCGACAGCCACGGGCAGACGCCTGCCTTCGGCAAGGAAAAGGTCAGCCACGGCGCCTTGGCCGCCGGCAGCGGCGAACTCCTGGCCATGATGGCCGTCGTCATCGGCAGCCAGCACGGCTAA
- a CDS encoding TldD/PmbA family protein translates to MADTLDTTRLTDRVAALVDAAKKAGADAADAVVVRGRSTSVSVRLGKVENTNASESEDVSLRVFIGNRVASVSATAASEPKMLAERAVAMAKVSPEDPYQGLADPALLASGANDLDLFDATEVSADRLREDALAAEEAALAVKGVTNSGGAGAGAGMGGLVLATSHGFLGQYVGTRFSLSASVIAGEGTGMERDYDYSSRLHFADLDGPETIGRSAGERAVKRLGARKMPTGTVDVIFDPRVARGIAGHLAGAINGASVARKTSFLRDMMGKQVASAAITVTDEPLRRRGQASRPFDGEGVGASKLLMIEKGVLNHWFLSTSAARELGLTTNGRGARGGSQVSPSSTNLAIEPGERSPEELIGSLKSGFYVTEVFGQGVNMITGEYSRGASGFWIENGELTFPVSEVTIASNLKTMFLGLVPANDLDRDYGTAAPTLLIEGMTLAGS, encoded by the coding sequence ATGGCCGACACGCTCGACACGACAAGACTGACCGATCGCGTTGCCGCGCTGGTCGATGCCGCTAAAAAGGCCGGCGCCGACGCCGCCGACGCGGTTGTGGTGCGTGGCCGCTCGACCAGCGTGTCGGTGCGCCTCGGCAAGGTGGAGAACACCAACGCGTCGGAGAGCGAGGATGTCTCGCTGCGCGTCTTCATCGGCAATCGTGTCGCCAGCGTTTCGGCGACCGCCGCCTCCGAACCGAAGATGCTGGCAGAACGTGCCGTGGCCATGGCGAAAGTCTCGCCGGAAGATCCCTATCAGGGCCTCGCCGACCCGGCGCTGCTGGCCAGCGGCGCCAACGATCTCGACCTGTTCGACGCAACCGAAGTTTCCGCCGACCGTCTGCGCGAGGATGCGCTTGCGGCGGAAGAGGCCGCGCTTGCCGTCAAGGGTGTGACCAATTCCGGCGGCGCCGGCGCAGGCGCCGGCATGGGCGGCCTGGTACTCGCCACCTCGCACGGCTTCCTAGGCCAGTATGTCGGCACCCGCTTCTCGCTCTCGGCCAGCGTCATCGCCGGCGAGGGCACCGGCATGGAGCGTGACTACGACTATTCCTCGCGCCTGCATTTCGCCGACCTCGACGGGCCGGAAACAATCGGCCGCAGCGCCGGCGAACGTGCGGTGAAGCGTTTGGGCGCACGCAAGATGCCGACCGGCACGGTCGACGTCATCTTCGATCCGCGTGTCGCGCGCGGCATTGCCGGCCATCTTGCCGGTGCCATCAACGGTGCCTCGGTTGCGCGGAAGACGTCGTTCCTGCGCGACATGATGGGCAAGCAGGTGGCTTCCGCCGCCATCACCGTCACCGATGAGCCGCTGCGCCGGCGCGGGCAGGCGTCCCGGCCGTTCGACGGCGAAGGCGTTGGCGCCAGCAAGCTCTTGATGATCGAGAAGGGCGTGCTCAATCACTGGTTCCTGTCGACTTCGGCGGCGCGCGAACTCGGCCTCACCACCAATGGGCGCGGCGCGCGCGGCGGCTCGCAGGTGTCGCCATCCTCCACCAATCTCGCCATCGAGCCCGGCGAACGGTCGCCAGAAGAGTTGATAGGTTCGCTGAAGAGCGGCTTCTACGTCACCGAAGTGTTCGGCCAGGGCGTCAACATGATCACCGGCGAATACAGCCGCGGCGCTTCCGGTTTCTGGATCGAGAACGGCGAACTGACCTTCCCCGTCTCCGAGGTGACGATCGCCTCGAACCTGAAGACCATGTTCCTCGGCCTGGTCCCCGCCAACGATCTCGACCGCGACTATGGCACCGCGGCGCCGACGCTTTTGATCGAAGGGATGACCCTTGCCGGAAGTTGA
- a CDS encoding winged helix-turn-helix transcriptional regulator, with protein sequence MNKPMENGFSVAMKLVAGKWKIDILCALSGAPRRFGRLRHSIPDISEKMLAQQLREMETDGLVKRQAYPGLPAKVVYSLTEAGAALCAGAEGLCRWSERFQVRAEA encoded by the coding sequence ATGAACAAGCCTATGGAAAACGGCTTTTCGGTCGCGATGAAACTGGTCGCGGGCAAGTGGAAGATCGATATCCTGTGCGCGCTTTCCGGCGCGCCGCGTAGGTTCGGCCGGCTCAGGCACTCCATTCCCGACATCAGCGAAAAGATGCTGGCGCAGCAATTGCGCGAGATGGAGACCGACGGGTTGGTGAAAAGGCAGGCCTATCCCGGATTGCCGGCCAAGGTTGTCTATTCGCTGACGGAAGCAGGTGCAGCACTCTGCGCCGGGGCAGAAGGGCTGTGCCGGTGGAGCGAACGGTTCCAGGTCCGCGCCGAGGCTTGA
- a CDS encoding NAD(P)-dependent oxidoreductase has product MKPAITVLGTGRMGSALARALLTAGHRTTVWNRTIEKTAPLAAVGAIVAPSVRKAIEAADIVIANLTDYAATAALLHGDDLAALRGKVIVELASGTPHGAREAGEWAARHGVTYLDGAIMATPDYIGTEHGTILVSGSKQAFDAGTDMFAALGGNVQHVGEDLGRANALDSALLALMWGALFGALHSIAVSKAEKIELGELAKQWTATAPVIEGLVTDLIKRTEAERFAADDETLSSISPHYSAFQHLVELMDVSKIDRTVVDGYDGIFQQAIAAGHLHDDFAALSQFMGRAGK; this is encoded by the coding sequence ATGAAGCCTGCAATCACTGTTTTGGGAACCGGACGGATGGGATCGGCGCTCGCCCGCGCGCTTTTGACGGCGGGGCACCGGACAACTGTGTGGAACAGAACGATCGAAAAGACCGCGCCGCTGGCTGCAGTCGGCGCCATCGTGGCGCCATCGGTGCGGAAGGCAATCGAGGCCGCGGATATCGTTATCGCCAACCTGACCGACTATGCGGCAACGGCGGCGCTGCTGCATGGCGACGACCTCGCCGCTCTTCGCGGCAAGGTGATCGTGGAACTCGCATCGGGCACGCCGCATGGCGCGCGCGAGGCCGGGGAATGGGCCGCGCGCCACGGCGTCACCTATCTCGACGGCGCGATCATGGCGACGCCGGACTACATCGGTACCGAGCACGGCACGATCCTGGTTTCGGGATCAAAACAGGCTTTCGACGCGGGCACGGACATGTTCGCGGCGCTGGGCGGCAATGTTCAGCATGTCGGCGAGGATCTGGGGCGGGCCAATGCGCTGGACAGCGCCCTGCTTGCGCTGATGTGGGGAGCCTTATTCGGCGCGCTCCATTCCATTGCCGTGAGCAAGGCCGAAAAGATCGAGCTTGGCGAACTGGCCAAGCAATGGACCGCGACCGCCCCGGTAATCGAGGGGCTGGTGACGGACCTGATCAAACGCACCGAAGCGGAACGGTTCGCGGCGGACGACGAGACGCTGTCGTCGATCTCGCCGCATTACAGCGCATTCCAGCACCTCGTCGAACTGATGGACGTGAGCAAGATCGACCGCACGGTGGTCGACGGCTATGATGGAATCTTTCAGCAAGCGATCGCCGCCGGCCATCTGCACGACGATTTCGCGGCGCTGTCGCAATTTATGGGAAGGGCCGGCAAATAG
- a CDS encoding VOC family protein — protein sequence MTPFHLAFPVRDLDETRAFYGEVLGCRIGRSSDSWVDFDLYGHQMSAHLRPNAAAAQRDGAVDGIAVPIPHFGAVLLMDEWEKLAARLEARQDIDWLERPMVRFKGQPGEQATLFIRDPSGNALEFKGFRSLEQVFAH from the coding sequence ATGACACCCTTCCACCTCGCCTTCCCCGTGCGCGACCTCGACGAGACGCGTGCCTTCTATGGCGAGGTGCTGGGCTGCCGCATCGGCCGCTCGTCCGACAGCTGGGTCGATTTCGACCTCTACGGCCACCAGATGTCGGCGCATCTGCGGCCCAACGCGGCCGCTGCCCAACGCGACGGCGCCGTCGACGGAATTGCCGTGCCGATCCCGCATTTCGGCGCGGTGCTTTTGATGGACGAGTGGGAAAAGCTCGCCGCCCGGCTGGAAGCGCGCCAGGACATCGACTGGCTGGAGCGGCCGATGGTGCGCTTCAAGGGCCAGCCCGGCGAACAGGCAACGCTGTTCATCCGCGACCCGTCCGGCAACGCGCTGGAGTTCAAGGGATTTCGTTCGCTGGAACAGGTGTTCGCGCATTGA
- a CDS encoding patatin-like phospholipase family protein, with product MSPTFGIAFGGGGARGLAHIHVVEALDELGIKPVALAGSSIGSLIGAGVASGMSGRDIHAYARSILGTRAQVASRMWRARPGTFAEAMEGGLRVGQFNVERILKAFLPEIVPASFEELKIPLKVTATDYFGHKLAVFDAGDLHSALAASAAIPAVFRPVVRDGVTLIDGGIYNPVPFDLIANEADITIAVDVVGGPETGSRKRPTSIDLMFGATQLMMQSIIANKLTQGRPDILIRPPVSRFRVLDFMKIDAVMAETVAVKDEVKRAVEAALEARRVKLLR from the coding sequence TTGAGCCCGACCTTCGGCATCGCCTTTGGCGGCGGCGGCGCGCGCGGCCTCGCGCACATCCACGTCGTCGAGGCGCTTGACGAACTGGGCATCAAGCCGGTGGCTTTGGCCGGCTCGTCGATCGGCTCGCTGATCGGGGCCGGTGTTGCCTCCGGCATGAGCGGCCGCGACATCCACGCCTATGCGCGCTCCATCCTCGGCACCCGCGCCCAGGTGGCCAGCCGCATGTGGCGTGCCCGGCCGGGCACTTTTGCCGAAGCCATGGAGGGCGGCCTGCGTGTCGGCCAGTTCAATGTCGAGCGCATCCTCAAAGCCTTCCTGCCGGAGATCGTGCCGGCCAGCTTCGAGGAGTTGAAAATCCCGCTGAAGGTCACGGCGACCGACTATTTCGGCCACAAGCTCGCGGTCTTCGACGCAGGCGACCTGCATTCGGCGCTGGCCGCGTCGGCGGCGATCCCGGCGGTATTCCGGCCGGTGGTGCGCGACGGCGTCACCCTGATCGACGGCGGCATCTACAACCCGGTGCCCTTCGACCTGATCGCCAACGAGGCCGACATCACCATCGCCGTCGACGTCGTTGGCGGTCCCGAGACCGGCAGCCGCAAGCGGCCGACCTCGATCGACTTGATGTTCGGTGCCACCCAGCTGATGATGCAGTCCATCATCGCCAACAAGCTGACGCAGGGCCGTCCCGACATCCTCATCCGTCCGCCGGTCTCGCGTTTTCGCGTGCTCGACTTCATGAAGATCGACGCCGTGATGGCCGAGACGGTGGCGGTGAAGGACGAGGTCAAGCGCGCCGTCGAGGCCGCGCTTGAGGCGCGGCGGGTCAAACTCCTGCGATAA
- a CDS encoding M16 family metallopeptidase: MRILQQSSHPAISGLAGDRALSIKTTPVRAAVLTLLLGLVFLVLPVFTASAMTIQEVKSEKGITAWLVEDYTVPIVSLRFAFQGGSSQDPAGKEGTANLMSGLFDEGAGDLDSDTFQTRLDTAGAEMRFEATRDGVYGSMRMLAEKRDDALGLLKLAITSPRFDAAPIERIRAQVLSGLLAGERDPETIAQTKWRRSIYGSHPYANADDGTKETVPAITADDLRAFHKATFARDGLRVAVVGAIDAETLKRKLDELFGDLPEKQALKPVADVDLKFGQKVEVNYDLPQTSLQLAFPGVRRDAPDFYAAAVMNDMLGGSAYTSRLYQEVREKRGLAYGVSSSLVNRRYAALLTVGTATRSDRAAETLGVVRDVIRRMATEGPTEQELAATKKYLIGAYAINNLDSSDAIANTLVELQVGELGIDYIQRRASYINAVTLDEVKAVARKLLSVEPSVLIVGPPLAGDGKG; this comes from the coding sequence ATGAGAATTTTGCAGCAATCGTCGCACCCCGCCATTTCCGGCCTCGCGGGCGACCGCGCGTTGTCGATCAAAACCACCCCGGTCCGCGCCGCCGTCCTGACCCTGCTGCTCGGCCTGGTCTTCCTGGTTCTTCCGGTGTTCACGGCGTCCGCCATGACCATCCAGGAGGTGAAGTCCGAAAAGGGCATCACCGCGTGGCTGGTCGAAGACTACACCGTGCCCATCGTCTCACTGCGTTTCGCCTTCCAGGGCGGCTCCAGCCAGGACCCCGCCGGCAAGGAGGGCACCGCCAATCTGATGTCTGGCCTGTTCGACGAGGGCGCGGGCGATCTCGACAGCGACACCTTCCAGACCCGCCTCGACACGGCCGGCGCCGAAATGCGTTTCGAGGCGACCCGCGACGGCGTCTACGGGTCGATGCGCATGCTGGCCGAAAAGCGCGACGATGCGCTGGGCCTGCTCAAGTTGGCGATCACCAGTCCGCGCTTCGACGCTGCGCCGATCGAGCGCATCCGCGCGCAGGTCCTCTCCGGCCTGCTCGCCGGCGAGCGCGACCCGGAAACCATTGCCCAGACCAAGTGGCGCCGCTCCATCTATGGCAGCCATCCTTACGCCAATGCCGACGACGGCACCAAGGAAACGGTGCCGGCCATCACCGCCGACGATCTGCGCGCCTTCCACAAGGCGACCTTCGCGCGCGACGGCCTGCGTGTCGCGGTCGTCGGCGCGATCGATGCCGAAACGCTGAAGCGCAAGCTGGACGAGTTGTTCGGCGACCTGCCTGAAAAGCAGGCGCTGAAACCGGTGGCCGACGTCGATCTCAAATTCGGGCAGAAGGTGGAGGTCAATTACGACCTGCCGCAGACATCGCTGCAACTGGCCTTCCCGGGCGTGCGCCGCGACGCGCCGGATTTTTATGCCGCGGCCGTCATGAACGACATGCTCGGCGGCTCGGCATACACTTCGCGCCTCTATCAGGAAGTGCGCGAAAAGCGCGGCCTGGCCTATGGCGTGTCGTCGTCGCTGGTCAACCGGCGCTACGCCGCCTTGCTCACGGTCGGTACCGCGACGCGCTCCGACCGCGCCGCCGAGACGCTTGGCGTCGTGCGCGACGTCATCCGGCGCATGGCGACGGAAGGGCCGACCGAGCAGGAACTGGCGGCGACCAAAAAATACCTGATCGGCGCCTATGCCATCAACAATCTCGACTCTTCCGACGCAATCGCCAACACTCTGGTCGAACTGCAGGTCGGCGAGCTGGGCATCGACTACATCCAGCGCCGTGCGTCCTATATCAACGCCGTGACACTGGACGAGGTGAAGGCCGTGGCCAGGAAGTTGCTCTCCGTCGAACCTTCCGTGCTGATTGTCGGCCCGCCGCTGGCCGGGGACGGCAAGGGTTGA